One window of the Bubalus bubalis isolate 160015118507 breed Murrah chromosome 8, NDDB_SH_1, whole genome shotgun sequence genome contains the following:
- the TOMM7 gene encoding mitochondrial import receptor subunit TOM7 homolog isoform X2 yields MNCDLRLATLTTPAVKAGVARARLLSCRFQTRLLFSHGCRQRCRNGEAEQRGQAEAAAAFQGRTICHPLGFYSSRDLPGSRFYARGNRGIEQFCSSLKATQLSNGGAMNSSSGPPRPILLTTMLYCGNLKVVSCLL; encoded by the exons ATGAATTGCGACCTTCGTTTGGCGACGCTCACGACTCCTGCCGTAAAGGCCGGTGTGGCGCGTGCGCGTCTCCTTTCGTGCAGATTCCAGACGCGTTTGCTGTTTTCTCACGGGTGTCGCCAGCGCTGTCGCAATGGTGAAGCTGAGCAAAGAGGCCAAGCAGAGGCTGCAGCAGCTTTTCAAGGGAGGACAATTTGCCATCCGCTGGGGTTTTATTCCTCTCGTGATTTACCTGG GTCAAGGTTTTACGCGCGGGGAAACCGAGGCATAGAACAGTTTTGTTCTTCGCTGAAGGCCACACAGCTGTCAAATGGGGGAGCTATGAACTCAAGCAGTGGGCCTCCAAGGCCCATACTCTTAACCACCATGCTGTATTGCGGAAATTTGAAAGTG GTGTCATGTCTTTTGTA